One Thermus sp. CCB_US3_UF1 DNA window includes the following coding sequences:
- a CDS encoding peroxiredoxin, whose product MRALSLLLFLGFLKAQALAPGDKAPLLEARDSYGRPVDFRGSYVVLWFYPKAKSPGCTAQAKRYSELHGEFQRLGVRVYGVSHDPAAEQCNFVERLALKGGMIPDPEGRLARAYGVRNLFGFYSRDTILLNPEGRIERIWRGVNPFKDADTVLAYLKERLR is encoded by the coding sequence ATGCGCGCCCTAAGCCTCCTCCTCTTCCTGGGCTTCCTCAAGGCCCAGGCCCTGGCCCCGGGGGACAAGGCCCCCCTCCTGGAAGCCCGGGACAGCTACGGCCGCCCCGTGGACTTTAGGGGCAGCTACGTGGTCCTCTGGTTCTACCCCAAGGCCAAAAGCCCCGGCTGCACCGCCCAGGCCAAGCGCTACTCCGAGCTCCACGGGGAGTTCCAGCGCCTGGGGGTGCGGGTCTACGGGGTGAGCCACGACCCCGCCGCCGAGCAGTGCAACTTCGTTGAGCGCCTGGCCCTCAAGGGGGGGATGATCCCCGATCCCGAGGGCCGGCTGGCCCGGGCCTACGGGGTGCGGAACCTTTTCGGCTTTTACAGCCGGGATACCATCCTCCTCAACCCCGAGGGGCGCATCGAGCGGATCTGGCGGGGGGTGAATCCCTTCAAGGACGCGGACACCGTCCTGGCCTACCTCAAGGAACGCCTGCGCTAA
- a CDS encoding ABC transporter permease, translating to MYAIREGLRQILRHPTSSLATFFTALVSFALLYFLGLLLWNLERVVQNLERELEVAAFLQKGANVEALLGAIQGWPEVGEVRLIRREEALAQLILDYPYLAEAKDLVENPLPDTLRLRLKEPEAVRSVAERLKGLSGVEGVEYGGELTERLVRVLSGSRLAMILLVGLLLLNTFFSVMGSIRLSVESRKEALAIMLLVGATRRFIQGPFMAEGLILTLGAGGVAVAFGGLVYRALAQAVQGLLPFLPVLGPEDLLRTGGLVLALAGLLGAGGAFVASRAYLKEV from the coding sequence GTGTACGCCATCCGCGAGGGCTTGCGGCAGATCCTCCGCCACCCCACCAGCAGCCTGGCCACCTTCTTTACCGCCCTGGTCTCCTTCGCCCTCCTTTACTTCCTTGGCCTCCTCCTCTGGAACCTGGAACGGGTGGTGCAAAACCTGGAACGGGAGCTGGAGGTGGCAGCCTTTTTGCAAAAAGGGGCCAACGTGGAGGCCCTCCTGGGGGCGATCCAGGGCTGGCCCGAGGTGGGGGAGGTACGCCTCATCCGCCGGGAGGAGGCCTTGGCCCAGCTGATCCTGGACTACCCCTACCTGGCCGAGGCCAAGGACCTGGTGGAAAACCCCCTGCCCGACACCCTGCGCCTCAGGCTCAAAGAGCCCGAGGCGGTGCGGAGCGTGGCCGAGCGGCTCAAGGGGCTTTCCGGGGTGGAGGGGGTGGAGTACGGGGGGGAGCTCACGGAGCGCCTGGTGCGGGTCCTCTCGGGAAGCCGGCTGGCCATGATCCTTCTGGTGGGCCTCCTCCTCCTCAACACCTTCTTCAGCGTCATGGGCTCCATCCGCCTCTCCGTGGAAAGCCGCAAGGAAGCCCTGGCCATCATGCTCCTGGTGGGGGCCACCCGGCGCTTCATCCAAGGCCCCTTCATGGCCGAGGGCCTCATCCTCACCCTGGGGGCGGGGGGGGTGGCCGTGGCCTTCGGCGGCCTCGTTTACCGGGCCCTGGCCCAGGCGGTCCAGGGCCTTCTGCCCTTTTTGCCGGTGCTGGGCCCCGAAGACCTCCTAAGGACCGGGGGATTGGTCCTGGCCCTGGCGGGCCTCCTGGGGGCTGGGGGGGCTTTCGTGGCCAGCCGGGCCTACCTGAAGGAGGTGTAG
- a CDS encoding murein hydrolase activator EnvC, which produces MRPWLWGLLLLFLLGHAQDLGAQERKVRSLEEQVAQARRLETQSQARIQALDRELARLSQRVQGLLAEKGRLEATLARLEKERAALRQEIARLQGEVRRTEGRIAKLEKDLEDLKERLRALLQSLHREQAGRYLPLLRAQSFTDLAVRARWVGYISAQDAALVRTLQGTLKALKEERERLSLLLADLSAKERTLAETQASLERERRSLEATLSALRQEGEGKRALLREALAERQRLQAELGRLQAQILQERQRLRELRRQEEERRRQEAARRQAAARPTQVVVPPPPLPAAVGRLAFPVPGGRVLVPYGQEGPFQVIQGPAPGSPVQAAAEGYVAGVLYLPNLGYTVMLVHTETLSTVYTNLQEPLVREGEKVARGQLLGYTGGGLLIRPEELEFRVAVRVGEATRFVDPEAYY; this is translated from the coding sequence GTGCGGCCTTGGCTTTGGGGGCTCCTCCTCCTTTTCCTCCTGGGGCACGCCCAGGACCTGGGGGCCCAGGAACGAAAGGTGCGCTCCCTGGAGGAGCAGGTGGCCCAGGCCAGGCGCCTGGAAACCCAAAGCCAGGCGCGGATCCAGGCCCTGGACCGGGAGCTGGCCCGCCTCTCCCAAAGGGTGCAGGGGCTTTTGGCGGAGAAGGGCCGCCTCGAGGCCACCCTGGCCCGCCTGGAAAAGGAGCGCGCCGCCCTGCGTCAGGAGATCGCCCGCCTCCAAGGGGAGGTGCGCCGGACGGAGGGGCGGATCGCCAAGCTGGAGAAGGACCTGGAGGACCTGAAAGAGCGGCTGCGGGCCCTGCTGCAAAGCCTCCACCGGGAACAAGCCGGGCGCTACCTGCCCCTTCTTCGGGCCCAGTCCTTCACCGACCTGGCGGTGCGGGCCCGCTGGGTGGGGTACATCTCGGCCCAGGACGCGGCCCTGGTGCGCACCCTACAGGGCACCCTCAAGGCCCTCAAGGAGGAGCGGGAAAGGCTTTCCCTCCTCCTTGCCGACCTTTCCGCCAAGGAGCGCACCCTGGCGGAAACCCAGGCCTCCTTGGAGCGGGAGCGGCGGAGCCTCGAGGCCACCCTAAGCGCCCTGCGGCAGGAAGGGGAGGGCAAGCGGGCCCTTCTGCGGGAAGCTTTGGCGGAGCGGCAACGCCTCCAGGCCGAACTGGGCCGGCTGCAGGCCCAAATCCTCCAGGAACGGCAAAGGCTTCGGGAACTTAGGCGCCAGGAGGAAGAACGCCGGCGGCAGGAAGCGGCCCGCCGCCAGGCAGCCGCCCGCCCCACCCAGGTGGTGGTCCCGCCCCCGCCCCTCCCCGCCGCGGTGGGCCGGCTGGCCTTCCCCGTGCCCGGGGGACGGGTCCTGGTCCCTTACGGCCAGGAGGGCCCTTTCCAGGTGATCCAGGGCCCAGCCCCGGGAAGCCCGGTGCAGGCCGCCGCCGAAGGCTACGTGGCCGGCGTCCTCTACCTGCCCAACCTGGGCTACACGGTGATGCTGGTGCACACGGAAACCCTCTCCACCGTCTACACTAACCTGCAAGAACCCCTGGTGCGGGAGGGGGAAAAGGTGGCCCGGGGCCAGCTCTTGGGCTACACAGGGGGTGGCCTCCTCATCCGCCCCGAGGAGCTGGAGTTCCGGGTAGCGGTGCGGGTGGGGGAGGCCACCCGCTTCGTGGACCCCGAGGCCTACTACTAG
- the hpf gene encoding ribosome hibernation-promoting factor, HPF/YfiA family: protein MNVYKLIGRNLEITDAIRDYVERKLSRLDRYQNGELMAKVVLSLAGSAHVERKAKAEVQVDLPGGLVRVEEEDPDLYAAIDRMVDRLETQLKRYRERRFIGKRHSYQGPPPPEVRDLEALRKPEEEEGPRIVRVKRFEMKPMDPEEAAFQMEALGHDFFVFRNAETDQINVIYRRKDGNYGLIEPA from the coding sequence ATGAACGTCTACAAGCTCATCGGCCGCAATCTGGAGATCACCGACGCCATCCGGGACTACGTGGAGAGGAAGCTCTCCCGCCTGGACCGCTACCAGAACGGGGAGCTCATGGCCAAGGTGGTCCTCTCCCTGGCGGGTAGCGCCCACGTGGAGCGCAAGGCCAAGGCGGAAGTGCAGGTGGACCTCCCCGGGGGGCTGGTCCGGGTGGAGGAGGAGGACCCCGACCTCTACGCGGCCATCGACCGCATGGTGGACCGGCTGGAAACCCAGCTCAAGCGCTACCGGGAGCGCCGCTTCATCGGCAAGCGCCACTCCTACCAGGGTCCCCCGCCCCCCGAGGTGCGGGACCTGGAGGCCCTGCGCAAGCCCGAGGAGGAGGAAGGCCCCCGGATCGTGCGGGTCAAGCGCTTTGAGATGAAGCCCATGGACCCCGAGGAGGCCGCCTTCCAGATGGAGGCCTTGGGCCACGATTTCTTCGTCTTCCGCAACGCGGAAACCGATCAGATCAACGTCATCTACCGCCGCAAGGACGGGAACTACGGCCTGATTGAGCCGGCCTAG
- the ftsE gene encoding cell division ATP-binding protein FtsE gives MIAFHRVGLEYPRTGTKALYNVSLEVKKGEFVYVVGHSGAGKSTLLSLILRRLLPTQGAVYVAGKNLKDLRGDQVALHRRRIGMVFQDHRLLPDLTVEENLAFVLEVQGVPRREWSERITLALRRVGLFHKKRAFPEELSVGEAQRVALARALLLDPPVILADEPTGNLDPENALQVLEILKGAHQRGATVVVATHSRELLEAYPARVVVLKAGQVVRDERPGEGGSIRVRESPDRGGKEGA, from the coding sequence ATGATCGCCTTCCACCGGGTGGGCCTGGAGTACCCCCGCACCGGTACCAAAGCCCTCTATAACGTGAGCCTCGAGGTCAAGAAGGGGGAGTTCGTCTACGTGGTGGGCCACTCGGGGGCGGGGAAGTCCACCCTCCTCTCCCTCATCCTCCGCCGCCTCCTCCCCACCCAAGGGGCGGTGTACGTGGCGGGGAAAAACCTCAAGGACCTGCGGGGGGACCAGGTGGCCCTGCACCGCCGCCGGATCGGCATGGTCTTCCAGGACCACCGTCTCCTCCCCGACCTGACCGTGGAGGAGAACCTGGCCTTTGTCCTGGAGGTGCAGGGGGTGCCGCGGAGGGAGTGGTCCGAGCGCATCACCCTGGCCCTGCGCCGGGTGGGCCTCTTCCACAAGAAGCGGGCCTTCCCCGAGGAGCTTTCCGTGGGGGAGGCCCAGCGGGTGGCCCTGGCCCGGGCCCTCCTCCTGGACCCCCCCGTGATCCTAGCCGACGAGCCCACGGGCAACCTGGACCCGGAAAACGCCCTGCAGGTCCTGGAGATCCTCAAGGGGGCCCACCAGCGGGGGGCCACGGTGGTGGTGGCCACCCATAGCCGCGAGCTCCTGGAGGCTTACCCCGCCCGGGTGGTGGTCCTGAAGGCGGGGCAGGTGGTGCGGGACGAGCGTCCCGGGGAGGGTGGTAGCATAAGGGTAAGGGAAAGCCCTGACCGGGGCGGAAAGGAGGGCGCATGA
- a CDS encoding S41 family peptidase has product MKKGAWFLAGIGVFLALVYAQLPRPQAEGLLQNPNGQALLEVYQRIQQDYLESLPRDRLNALLEGAIGGMISALKDPFTSYSPPQRASLRQEDLRGEFFGIGATLSPANPDGTGAKIEGVMKGLPAQRAGMRAGDVILEVDGQDVTALPLQEVVARIRGREGTKVTIKVRREGTPAPLVFELVREKVEIISVSTGRIGDVGYIALETFANFKVEDQLKKAIEDLKAQGMKKLIFDLRDNGGGLLDQGCAVASAFLKEGPIVYTRTKNLTRVWCEASGRPLWDGPMVVLVNGNSASASEIVAGALQDYGRARVIGEKTFGKGVGQTPYTLANGGELTLVTFEWLTPKRRALNKEGLKPDLEVKDTRFPTPFSVQGAGAPPGAEVTLTLNGKTVKVKADQEGKFSYAEPQRQRPLPEERGQAVLDLENDAILKRALEVLNATR; this is encoded by the coding sequence ATGAAAAAAGGCGCGTGGTTCCTCGCGGGAATCGGGGTCTTCTTGGCCCTGGTCTACGCCCAGCTGCCCCGGCCCCAGGCGGAAGGCCTCCTGCAAAACCCCAACGGCCAGGCCCTCCTGGAGGTCTACCAAAGGATCCAACAGGACTACCTGGAGTCCCTGCCCCGGGACAGGCTCAACGCCCTCCTGGAAGGGGCCATCGGGGGCATGATCTCCGCCCTCAAGGACCCCTTTACCAGCTACTCCCCGCCCCAGCGGGCCAGCCTGCGCCAGGAGGACCTTCGGGGGGAGTTCTTCGGCATCGGGGCCACCCTAAGCCCCGCCAACCCCGACGGCACCGGGGCCAAGATCGAGGGGGTGATGAAGGGCCTGCCCGCCCAGCGGGCGGGGATGCGGGCGGGGGACGTGATCCTGGAGGTGGACGGCCAGGACGTGACCGCCCTCCCCCTGCAGGAGGTGGTGGCCCGGATCCGGGGCCGCGAGGGGACCAAGGTCACCATCAAGGTGCGCCGGGAGGGCACCCCTGCCCCCTTGGTCTTCGAGCTGGTGCGGGAGAAGGTGGAGATCATCTCGGTTTCCACCGGCAGGATCGGGGATGTGGGCTACATCGCCCTGGAAACCTTCGCCAACTTCAAAGTGGAGGACCAGCTCAAGAAGGCCATCGAGGACCTCAAGGCCCAGGGGATGAAGAAGCTCATCTTTGACCTGCGCGACAACGGGGGCGGCCTCCTGGACCAGGGGTGCGCCGTGGCCAGCGCCTTCCTGAAGGAAGGCCCCATCGTCTACACCCGCACCAAGAACCTCACCCGGGTCTGGTGTGAGGCCTCGGGCAGGCCCCTGTGGGACGGTCCCATGGTGGTCCTGGTCAACGGCAACTCCGCCTCCGCCAGCGAGATCGTGGCCGGGGCCCTGCAGGACTACGGCCGGGCCCGGGTGATCGGGGAGAAGACCTTCGGCAAGGGGGTGGGCCAGACCCCCTACACCCTGGCCAACGGCGGGGAGCTCACCCTGGTCACCTTTGAGTGGCTCACCCCTAAGCGCCGCGCCCTCAACAAGGAGGGCCTGAAGCCCGACCTGGAGGTGAAGGACACCCGCTTCCCCACCCCCTTCTCCGTCCAGGGGGCCGGGGCCCCGCCGGGAGCCGAGGTGACCCTGACCCTGAACGGCAAGACGGTGAAGGTGAAGGCGGACCAGGAGGGCAAGTTCAGCTACGCCGAGCCCCAGCGCCAGCGCCCCCTGCCCGAGGAGCGGGGCCAGGCGGTCTTGGACCTGGAAAATGACGCCATCCTGAAGCGGGCCCTGGAGGTGCTGAACGCCACCCGCTAG
- the metG gene encoding methionine--tRNA ligase, whose translation MEKVFYVTTPIYYVNAEPHLGHAYTTVVADFLARWHRLDGYRTFFLTGTDEHGETVFRAAERAGEDPKAFVDRVSERFRRAWDLLSIAYDDFIRTTEARHQQVVQRVLQKVYEAGDIYYGEYEGLYCVSCERFYTEKELLEGLCPIHGRPVERRKEGNYFFRMERYREWLIDYLQTRPDLIRPEGYRNEVLSMLSEPIGDLSISRPRARVPWGIPLPWDEEHVTYVWFDALLNYVSALGYPEGEAFATFWPQAWHLIGKDILKPHAVFWPTMLKAAGIPMYRHLNVGGFLLGPDGRKMSKTLGNVVDPFALLERYGRDALRYYLLREIPYGQDTPVSEEALRGRYEADLADDLGNLVQRVRAMLQRFAGGRIPEPVPGEELEAGTALLAKLRPLVRELRFHLALEEVMAYVKGLNRYLNEKRPWEVQKNDPEGAKAVLYRVLEGLRIASILLTPAMPGKMAELRRALGLKEEVGLEEAGRWGLATPGPIPEEAPVLFPKEVPSREGGKVETKGREEDRLIGLEDFAKVELRVAEVVAAERHPNAERLLVLRLSLGGEERTVVSGIAQWYRPEALVGKKVVLVANLKPAKLRGVESQGMILAAQEGDRLALVTVEGEIPPGALVK comes from the coding sequence ATGGAAAAGGTCTTTTACGTCACTACCCCCATCTACTACGTCAACGCCGAGCCCCATCTGGGCCACGCCTACACCACGGTGGTGGCCGACTTCCTGGCCCGCTGGCACCGGCTGGACGGTTACCGCACCTTCTTCCTCACCGGGACCGACGAGCACGGGGAGACGGTCTTCCGGGCGGCGGAGCGGGCGGGGGAGGACCCCAAGGCCTTCGTGGACCGGGTATCCGAGCGCTTCCGCCGGGCCTGGGACCTTTTGAGCATCGCCTACGACGATTTCATCCGCACCACCGAGGCGCGGCACCAACAGGTGGTGCAAAGGGTGTTGCAGAAGGTCTACGAGGCCGGGGATATCTACTACGGGGAGTACGAGGGTCTTTACTGCGTGAGCTGCGAGCGCTTTTACACGGAAAAGGAGCTCTTGGAGGGCCTCTGCCCCATCCATGGCCGCCCCGTGGAAAGGCGGAAGGAGGGGAACTACTTCTTCCGCATGGAGCGGTACCGGGAGTGGCTCATCGATTACCTCCAGACCCGTCCCGACCTGATCCGGCCCGAGGGCTACCGGAACGAGGTCCTTTCCATGCTCTCCGAACCCATCGGGGACCTTTCCATCTCCCGGCCCCGGGCCCGGGTGCCCTGGGGCATCCCCCTGCCCTGGGACGAGGAGCATGTGACCTACGTCTGGTTTGACGCCCTCCTCAACTACGTGTCCGCCCTGGGCTACCCCGAGGGGGAGGCCTTCGCCACCTTCTGGCCCCAGGCCTGGCACCTGATCGGCAAGGATATCCTCAAGCCCCACGCGGTCTTCTGGCCCACCATGCTCAAGGCGGCCGGGATCCCCATGTACCGCCACCTCAACGTGGGGGGGTTTTTGCTGGGCCCGGATGGGCGGAAGATGAGCAAGACCCTGGGGAACGTGGTGGACCCCTTTGCCCTCCTGGAGCGGTACGGGCGGGACGCCTTGCGCTACTACCTCTTGCGGGAGATCCCCTACGGCCAGGACACCCCTGTGAGCGAGGAGGCCCTTCGGGGCCGGTACGAAGCCGACCTGGCCGACGACCTGGGGAACCTGGTACAGCGGGTCCGGGCCATGCTCCAGCGCTTTGCCGGGGGACGGATCCCCGAGCCCGTTCCGGGGGAGGAACTGGAGGCGGGAACCGCCCTCTTGGCCAAGCTTAGGCCCCTGGTGCGGGAGCTCAGGTTCCACCTGGCCCTCGAGGAGGTCATGGCCTACGTGAAGGGGCTGAACCGCTACCTCAACGAGAAGCGCCCCTGGGAGGTGCAGAAAAATGACCCTGAAGGGGCCAAGGCCGTGCTCTACCGGGTGTTGGAGGGCCTGAGGATCGCCTCCATCCTCCTCACCCCGGCCATGCCCGGCAAGATGGCCGAGCTCCGCCGGGCCTTGGGCCTGAAGGAGGAGGTGGGTCTGGAGGAGGCTGGGCGCTGGGGCTTGGCCACCCCTGGGCCCATCCCGGAGGAGGCCCCGGTGCTCTTCCCCAAGGAGGTCCCTTCCCGGGAAGGAGGAAAAGTGGAAACGAAAGGGCGCGAGGAGGATCGGCTTATTGGCCTCGAGGACTTCGCCAAGGTGGAGCTGCGGGTGGCGGAGGTGGTGGCCGCCGAGCGGCACCCCAACGCCGAAAGGCTTCTGGTCCTGCGGCTTTCCCTGGGGGGGGAGGAGCGCACCGTGGTCTCGGGCATCGCCCAGTGGTACCGCCCCGAGGCGCTGGTGGGCAAGAAGGTGGTCCTGGTGGCCAACCTCAAGCCCGCCAAGCTCCGGGGGGTAGAAAGCCAAGGGATGATCCTGGCGGCCCAGGAGGGGGACAGGCTCGCCCTGGTCACGGTGGAGGGGGAGATCCCCCCAGGGGCCCTGGTCAAATGA
- the rpiA gene encoding ribose-5-phosphate isomerase RpiA encodes MERPLESYKKEAAHAAVAYVQDGMVVGLGTGSTARYAVLELARRLREGELRGVLGVATSRATEELARKEGIPLVDLPPEGVDLAIDGADEIAPDLSLIKGMGGALLREKIVESVAREFLVVADHTKKVPTLGRGPLPVEIVPFGYRATLRAIAALGGEPELRMDGDEVFFTDGGHLIADCRFGPIGDPWGLHKALLEIPGVVETGLFLGLATRALVAGPLGVEELLP; translated from the coding sequence ATGGAACGCCCCTTGGAGAGCTACAAGAAGGAGGCGGCCCACGCCGCGGTGGCCTATGTGCAGGACGGGATGGTGGTGGGCTTAGGCACCGGCTCCACCGCCCGCTACGCCGTCCTCGAGCTGGCCCGCCGCCTGCGGGAGGGGGAGCTTAGGGGGGTCCTGGGGGTGGCCACCTCCAGGGCCACGGAGGAGTTGGCCCGCAAGGAGGGGATCCCCCTGGTGGACCTTCCCCCCGAGGGGGTGGACCTGGCCATCGACGGGGCGGACGAGATCGCCCCCGACCTCTCCCTCATCAAGGGGATGGGGGGGGCCCTCCTGCGGGAGAAGATCGTGGAGAGCGTGGCCCGGGAGTTCCTGGTCGTCGCCGACCACACCAAGAAGGTCCCCACCCTGGGCCGGGGGCCTTTGCCGGTGGAGATCGTCCCCTTCGGCTACCGGGCCACCCTACGGGCCATCGCCGCGCTTGGGGGGGAGCCGGAGCTCCGCATGGATGGGGACGAGGTCTTCTTCACCGATGGCGGCCACCTGATCGCCGACTGCCGCTTCGGCCCCATCGGGGACCCCTGGGGCCTGCACAAGGCCCTCCTGGAGATCCCCGGGGTGGTGGAAACCGGCCTCTTTCTGGGCCTGGCCACCCGGGCCCTGGTGGCGGGGCCTTTGGGGGTGGAGGAGCTTTTGCCCTAG
- the bcp gene encoding thioredoxin-dependent thiol peroxidase: MPPMEGTLAPDFALPDQEGRIHRLADYRGQWVVLYFYPKDDTPGCTKEACGFRDRMGYLRALGAVVLGVSADDVESHRRFAEKYGLNFPLLADPGRQAILAYGAWGKKNLYGKEYEGVLRQTFLINPEGQVAKVWRKVSPEGHAEEVAEALKALRGG; the protein is encoded by the coding sequence ATGCCCCCCATGGAAGGCACCCTGGCGCCCGACTTTGCCCTCCCCGACCAGGAGGGCCGGATCCACCGCCTGGCCGACTACCGGGGGCAGTGGGTGGTCCTCTATTTCTACCCCAAGGACGACACCCCGGGCTGCACCAAGGAGGCCTGCGGTTTCCGCGACCGCATGGGGTACCTAAGGGCCTTGGGGGCGGTGGTCCTGGGGGTGTCGGCCGACGATGTGGAAAGCCACCGGCGCTTTGCCGAGAAGTACGGCCTGAACTTTCCCCTCCTGGCCGATCCTGGGCGGCAGGCCATCCTGGCCTACGGGGCCTGGGGGAAGAAAAACCTCTACGGCAAGGAGTACGAGGGGGTCTTGCGCCAGACCTTCCTCATCAACCCGGAGGGCCAGGTGGCCAAGGTGTGGCGGAAGGTTTCCCCCGAGGGGCACGCCGAGGAGGTGGCGGAGGCCCTGAAGGCCCTGAGGGGAGGCTAA
- a CDS encoding adenosine-specific kinase, which translates to MELQLVPIEKPEGVNVILGQAHFIKTVEDLHEALVTAVPGIRFGLAFSEASGKRLIRRSGTDPELTGLAVRNLERLACGHAFLIVLGEGFYPINVLHAVKACPEVVRLYAATANPLKVVVAEEGEQRAILGVMDGFKPLGVEDEAEVAWRQDLLRRLGYKL; encoded by the coding sequence ATGGAACTCCAGCTGGTGCCCATAGAGAAGCCGGAGGGGGTGAACGTGATCCTGGGCCAGGCCCACTTCATCAAGACCGTGGAGGACCTGCACGAGGCCTTGGTGACCGCCGTGCCCGGCATCAGGTTTGGCCTGGCCTTTTCCGAGGCCAGCGGCAAGCGCCTCATCCGCCGCTCGGGCACGGACCCCGAGCTCACGGGGCTGGCCGTGAGGAACCTGGAGCGCCTGGCCTGTGGGCACGCCTTTTTGATCGTATTGGGGGAGGGGTTTTACCCCATCAACGTCCTCCATGCGGTGAAGGCCTGCCCCGAGGTGGTGCGCCTCTATGCCGCCACCGCCAACCCCCTCAAGGTGGTGGTGGCGGAAGAAGGGGAACAGCGGGCCATCCTGGGGGTGATGGACGGCTTCAAGCCCCTGGGGGTGGAGGACGAGGCCGAGGTGGCCTGGCGCCAGGACCTCCTGCGCCGCTTGGGCTACAAGCTATAA
- the mqnC gene encoding cyclic dehypoxanthinyl futalosine synthase yields the protein MGNMDVLEKAVRGERLSEAEVLHLFYLPLPELAAAAHEVRLRKTDPEVVTFLIDRNINYTNVCTVACAFCAFYRTKRQKDAYTLTYEEIARKVEELYQVGGRRILMQGGVNPELPLDWYLDLLRYLKGRFPDLRIDAFSPEEILGLERLTGLKAEAILERLKEAGLDGMPGAGAEILVDEVRQKAAPARIRSADWYRIVDAAQALGLYTLASMVIGFGEGPRERTAHLLGIRAQQDRALERYGNGFAAFALWTLQVEHTRLKGKAPGATAHEYLKTLSIARLALDNFAHFQASWPTLGFKVAQAALYYGADDFGSTMLEENVVSAAGGHGRTHATVWEIVRHIVDAGFRPAERDPLYRILRYPDPETILKAPEPLELPLA from the coding sequence ATGGGGAACATGGACGTTCTGGAGAAGGCCGTGAGGGGGGAAAGGCTTTCCGAGGCCGAGGTCCTGCACCTCTTCTACCTCCCCCTCCCCGAGCTGGCCGCCGCCGCCCACGAGGTGCGGCTGAGGAAAACCGACCCCGAGGTGGTCACCTTCCTCATTGACCGCAACATCAACTACACCAACGTCTGCACCGTGGCCTGCGCTTTTTGCGCCTTCTACCGCACCAAGCGGCAGAAGGACGCCTACACCCTGACCTACGAGGAGATCGCCCGCAAGGTGGAAGAGCTTTACCAGGTGGGGGGAAGGCGGATCCTCATGCAAGGCGGGGTGAACCCCGAGCTTCCCCTGGACTGGTACCTGGACCTCCTCCGCTACCTCAAAGGCCGCTTCCCCGACCTGCGCATCGACGCCTTCAGCCCCGAGGAGATCCTGGGCCTGGAGAGGCTCACGGGGCTGAAGGCCGAGGCCATCCTGGAAAGGCTCAAGGAGGCCGGCCTGGACGGGATGCCGGGCGCGGGGGCGGAGATCCTGGTGGACGAGGTGCGGCAAAAAGCGGCCCCGGCCCGCATCCGCAGTGCCGACTGGTACCGCATCGTGGACGCGGCCCAGGCCCTAGGGCTTTACACCCTGGCCAGCATGGTCATTGGGTTCGGGGAAGGCCCAAGGGAGCGCACGGCCCACCTCCTGGGGATCAGGGCCCAGCAGGATCGGGCCCTGGAACGTTACGGCAACGGCTTTGCCGCCTTCGCCCTTTGGACCCTGCAGGTGGAGCACACCCGCCTCAAGGGCAAGGCCCCGGGGGCCACGGCCCACGAGTACCTGAAGACCCTGAGCATCGCCCGGCTAGCCCTGGACAACTTTGCCCACTTCCAGGCCTCCTGGCCCACCCTGGGCTTCAAGGTGGCCCAGGCCGCCCTCTACTACGGGGCGGATGACTTTGGCAGCACCATGCTGGAGGAGAACGTGGTCTCGGCGGCAGGGGGGCACGGGCGCACCCACGCCACGGTGTGGGAGATCGTGCGGCACATCGTGGACGCGGGCTTCCGCCCGGCGGAGCGGGACCCCCTCTACCGCATCCTCCGCTACCCCGATCCGGAAACCATCCTCAAGGCCCCCGAGCCCCTGGAGCTACCCCTAGCCTAG